The following nucleotide sequence is from Cucumis melo cultivar AY chromosome 1, USDA_Cmelo_AY_1.0, whole genome shotgun sequence.
CCATCTGAGCCGATTGTTGTGACGAAGGTGGATACTGAAATACAGGGGGTGCGGAAGGTGGAAGAGGTTAGCGATAGTGATGGCGATGGCGATGTAGAGAGTGCCGATGGCGGTAAGGTTGGGAGAAGACGGAAGTTGATGGAGAGTTTATCgattaagaaaattaagaagGAGGAATTGAGGAAGAAGATCTTGTTAGGGTTTAGAATTTGTGGATTTGCCTTCTGTTTGGTCTCGGTTTCGGTTATGGCTTCTGATAAGGATCAGGGCTGGGCTTCGGATTCATTCTATCGCTATAAGGAATTCCGGTAATCAATTCGTTCAATGAAACCATTTCTTCCTATTGAAATTTCTTATGCAATTTCCTTCTAACTTCAATTGAATAGGATATTCTAAAATTGATTCAATTTGGGAATTTCATTAAATTTGTAGGTACTGTATGGCAGTGAATGTTATTGGATTTGTTTACTCTGCACTTCAATCCTATGATCTTGTCTATTTTCTCTCTACTGGAAAACACATGATCCGTAATCACTTCAAGCAATAGTTCGATTTCTTCATTGATCAGGCAAGTTTCTATTTTGGCTTGAAATTGGGTTTCTGAATCTCAATCTTTTTCATTATTAATTCTGTGATAATCTCAGTACCTAACCCAAAATACATCACACTCAACACATTGGATGGCTAAGATTAGGCCAATAGTTTAGTCCTGAATTTAGATGACATTATTGTGTACCGATTATGATAGCTTATAAATATAATCTGAATTAAGTTAAGAGCATTCAACTACTTTGCAATATAATTAGTTTGTACAAACCCCAGAATGGCCTGCATGAAAATTATCAACACATCTCCTTTTGATAAACTAGCCATTTCCTTTCTACAGTCATAAtccatgaaaaaaaaaacaaacaaatcacAGTTAGagatctgttttttttttcctctacaAACTCTGTATTTTCTCAACTGTGTTCACTTGAGAGTGATTATTGGCTTTggtttctcaaaaaaaaaaagaacaaaattcaGACTCATGGAGTACACAACTGTATTTGATTAAaggataataaaataaaaataaaaagagttagGAAATGAATTTAGTAATGATATGGAGTACTTTACCTCAGATTTTcttgtatgtttttttttttttttttttgcaacttAGGGTCTGCTGCAGTATGGACAATGACTTACTTGTAATGTGTTGGAGGCATATGCTAATGTAAACATTCCTATAATGTGGGGTATCTTTTATTTAACTGTGTTGTAATGCAACTTCATTGTTTCTACTTTGAACCCCCATGAATGTGCATATTGTTTATGCTAAAGCTGATGTTAAATCATGTATTTATTAGTGGATTcttcctatattttctatttactaACTTATGTTCTACTTAGGTGGTCTGTACATCCATGAAAAGTAAGGAACTATCATTATTTTATGTTGTTCCATTGTTAGCCGAGCACATCTATGGAGGAACTCTGTTAACCATGTGTCCCAATGATTTTATATGTTTCTATGATTGGGCAGAGGGCAGACTGATCCGCCGTATTGATGTAAATGTGAAGGTTGGTACATTTTGCATTTGTTAGCtggttttccatttcttttacaATATGGTTCTAAttccttttatgattaattGACTATTTCCAGAACCTTTATTGGGCTGATAGTGGTGATTTGGTGGCAATAGCCAGTGATACATCATTTTATATCCTGAAGTACAATGTAAGAATACTTGTTATGTCGTTAAGAAGTCGATGAAGTTCAATTGTTTTCCTTACACAATATGGATCTGAATCTTGCTTCTCACTGCATCATTGTTTTGATGTATTTCTATATGTACGGATTGATGCATTGCCTTAAAAGTCGTTTCTATATGTACGGATTAATGGCCAAAATCTAACTTGATAAATAACATCATAATTTCAGGTAACCACAATGTTCCATTTGGATCGACCCATGTATTTGCTTGGATATCTTGCCAGCCAAAGTCGGGTCTATTTGATAGACAAAGAGTTCAAGTATGGAAACTGTAGTCCTTTTCGTAGAGTCATGGAATCTTGATTCGATATGAGCTGTGTTCAGAAGTTTGATGGTATTTATTGTGATGCAGTGTCGTTGGATACACATTGAAGTGTTAAGACCCTTGTAATGCGTGGGGACTATGAAAGAGCCAACGAAATCTTACCTTCAATTCCCAAGGAGCATCGTAACAGGTAATAGTCCAAAGAGTTTAAAGTTTTTCATTGAAGTGTTGAGAATATTTTGCTGTTCAATAATATTTGCTTTCTAGCCTAGCTTGTACATGATAAGCTAGGATTGTTTGGATATGAAGGTACTGCCCCATTATTTGTTTCCATGGTTGTGGATGGTTCCTGCAAGTTCTGATGCAGTCTGAGATTCATTTGTGttgtttgtttccttttccctttCTATGTTTTGTTTCTTCAGTTTCCCCCTTGAATGTTTAATTCAACACCCAACATTTGACAATATTTCAAATGGAAAATCTTATAGTATTTAACCATATGGAAATTTATGGGATATCTGTACCTGAAATATTTTGAATCGATGGGCCCTCATACCCTGGGTTGTCTCTTAAAagaacttattttattttttcttttttgtttcgttttttttttttttttgcttcttgGGTATTTACTATCTCCTTACGTGCTAAAATATTCTGAATATCCAAGGGCTCTTGTTGTCATACTCAAACTTTTTGCTTCTTGGGGATTTCTCTATCTTTTGCGTGGTATGTATATTCCAAAGTCTTGGAGTGGGAGTTTGTTCTTGGTTGTGCCCGATGGATTTCAACTTTTCTTTCTAGTAAAGTTTGGTGTATGATAATTGATCCTGTTCTTTGCTAGTGTGGCCCGTTTCTTGGAAGCACGAGGTATGATAGAGGAAGCTCTGGAAGTAGCTACTGATCCAGAGGAGTATCCTAATTTGTTTAATGATTGGCAAGTTGCACTTTCTGTTGAATCTAGAGCTACACAAGACAGGTAAAAGTTTGTTTTCTTCTGTTTAGGGTTGCATTTGTTTTTCACATCATTATGTGCACCTGCCAACGGAAGTGCACAAATGCATGtgcaaaacaaaacaacaaatttATAATTCATTCGAAGTTTTGGATTACAAGGTTTTTCTGTtttgatgtcttttacagggagttatcactaaacaaatgactgcaatagaagaaatggttgcaagtgagtacaattagccagaccctcatctttgtgacaagatcttgaagttagtcatttgtgaagcgttctagtttgctattagttgcagttttagttattgctctctcaatatattctttttcttttttttttttcaaaggatgatcagtgtaataattaagcttcataatttctgtgtttggatccaagttgtatataaatgtacacattattaagatttcattttgtatatgtacaagtaaaagatttcatttttaactatttggtgtcatacaaaatggacaataatgcaaggatttaataaaaataaatttgaaaaaacgacattaaagacatcgttaatgtcggtttcaaaacgacattaaagacagctttaatgtcggttaaaaaaattaaagacatctttaatgtcggtggaaaaacgacattaaagatgtatcataagcgacattaaagacatttaatgtcggttatccaccgacattaaagatgaaccgacattaaaggccttcaataacaccttcaaagatgtcggttataaaccgacattaaagcccaaccgacattaaagccctttaataacgctcgcaaagatgtcggtcgccaagtgacattaaaggccagatttcttgtagtgaacaAGAGCAACTATAATAATTGGAGTATCAAGATGAAGGCTCTACTTGACTCACACAAGATTTATGGGAGATTATAGTACTGCAATAATGCGTCAAACAAGAGAATGATAGTTGTCTTTCtcaagcacaaaaaaaaaatactttgaGAATTTAAGAAAGAGAGACAAGAAGACTCTCTATCTAATCTATCAAGGATTAGATGATGGTGCATTTGAGAAAGTTTTAGAAACAAAGATGGCAAAAGTAGCATGAGAGAAGCTTCAAACATCGTACAAGGGAGTGGATCCCATAAAAAGAGCATGTCTTCAAACTTTAAGAGTTGAGTTTGAAACTTTGCATATGAAAGATGGGACAACCATCTCATACTCTTTTTCAATAGTTTTAACTATCACCAATCAACTTAAAAGAAATGGCGAAAAGATTGATGATGTTAAAACTATGGAGAAAATACTAATATCATTAGATTCAAAGTTTGATCATACTTTTGCTATAACcaaagaaataaaagatttgGAAATCATGACTATTGAGCAGCTCATGGATTTGTTACAAAcatatgaagaaaagaaaaagaagaatgaaagaatcaagGAATTTCTTAAGTTATGAGTTGATTCTATTAGTGGAGGAGTTAGTTCCAATAATAAAAGTGAACAAGGACAAGAATGTGGTGGACGTCGATAACAAGGAAGAGGACAAGGACAAGGGCATGGTTGGAGGCCTAAtgaaaacaacaacaataactaCCAAAAAAAGATCAGAAAACTCAACAAAAGATTGTGGACAAGACAACTCAAAATTAAGGTTTAATAAATCAAGAATGTTATAACCGTTAGAAATTTGGTCATTATATGCATCTGAATGTAGAGCTCTTAAAAACAATAGAGTTGAAGAGAAGACAAACTACATTGAAGATATAAGTCAAGAATGTAGAAACTTGTTGATGGCTTGCACAAATATCGATAGAGCAAAGATAAAACATGGTACCTGGAACCTGAGGCAAGTCACCATATGTGTGGAGTAAAAAGTATGTTCGCAGAGTTTGATGAATCAATGAGTGGATATGTAGCATTTGATGACGAATCCAAGGTAGAAGTAAAAGAAAGAGCTAACATTCTCATTCGATTAAAGAATAGTGAGCACCAACTTATttcaaacgtctattatgagtCAAATATGAAGAGTAATATCTTGAGTCTTGGACAACTTTAAGAGAAAGGCAATGACATTCAATTAAAAAAGATGATAACCTTTCAATAAGAGATAATGCAAACAATTTGATTGTCAAGACGCCAACGATAAAAATATAGAATGTTTGTACTCAATATTCAAAATGACATTGCAAAATACCTATCTTAAAATGTGCTATAAAGATGCGTCTTGGATTTGGCATCTTCGATATGGGCATCTCAATTTTGAAGGATTGGAGTCAATTTCCAAGAATAGCATGGTGAGAGAACTACCCTCATAAACCACCCCGATCAAGTGTTCGAAGGATGTCTTCTTAGATAGCAATTTAAGAAGAGCTTTCCAAAGGAGTCAAACTCAAGAGCTCAAAGGCCTTTGGATCTCATATATATAGATGTGTGTAGACCGATCAAATCATGCTCACTTGATAAGAGTAactattttcttctatttattaatgaattttttaagaaaaatatggGTGTATTACTTAAAGCACAAATCAAAACTGTTCAAGAATTTCAAGAAGTTTGAATCCCTAGTTGAGAAAGAATGTGGTTTGGTGATCAAGGTCATGAGATCTGATCGCAAAGGAGAATTAACATCAAATGAATTACCAAAATATTGTGAAAACCATAGAATTCGTTGACTACTAACAGTGTCAAGATTCCCTTAACAAAATGGAGTAGTAGAAAAGAAGCACAGAGAAATTTTAAATAGGGCAAGAAGTATGCTTAAAAGCAAAAAAATGCCAAAGGAGTTTTGGGCAGAAGCAGTAGCATGTGCAATCTACCAATCCAACCCATCTTTTTTCAATAACCGTATCTAGAAAAACACGATAAGTAGCATGGAGTGAAAGGAAACCTGGAATTTTCCATCTTAGAGTTCTTAGGAGCATTGTTCATGTGCATATACAGATGAAAAGAGAAACAAGTTGGATGATACAAGTGAGAAATACAtttagtgattactatttcgtggtcatCCTAATGAACTAGAAATCCAACTACAACGTAGTTACAtatagtgattactatttcgtggtccgatcttatgcaaattcattgcataggattccctcacttgcatgtcacatacatgaacgcattggatcaatgtgtttgtatcaaatacaaagtgagtcatatccatagtgttaccaggataagctacccaaccttaaccctatactatagaccctttaggttgatcttgaacattgatccgcatatgtctctacataccgttcaagactcatcaaacaacttaagatgttagtttattggatttaggttattaagacaaaactaataatataatcaataaaatttattgaaattataataataaaacgatttattaataacggtcaatggattatatttagtatctacgagttttatgatataaaacccaacaaacttcCACTTAGACAAAAACTCTTGTCACTATGAGATGTACAAAATAAAGTGATCatcaaacattggaaatggtaaaatgtacaagtatattacataaaacgtatatatacatatacaataAACTATggcatcatcatacccattacacatctcccactttccctaggttacctaatgtacatatttcataatcctagactttctagatgatcctcaaacactttagccataagagtcttcgtaaatagataagcaatgttgtgctccgaagTGATCTTGGTGACaatcacatcccctcgttgcacaattCTCGTATCAGGTGATACTTCCTCTTTATATGTTTTCCTTGTTTGTGGCTgtgaggttctttagaattggctactgccccACTGAAATCACAATATAGAATGATGGACAAgttcatatttggaacaacttcaaaatcatgtaggaacttctTGAGCCAAACTACtacttttgctgcttcacaagtagtgacgtattcagcctccatAGTAGAGTCTGtaatgcatccttgcttgatgttACGCCATACTACAGCATTCCCATTCAGAGTGAACACTGATCCTGACGTGGATTTCCTATaatccttatcggtttggaaatcagagTCAGTGTATCTTGTAAGGTCAAATCTTTAGCtacatacacaagcatgtagtctctcgttctcctaagatacttgagaataattttagCCGTCGTCCAGtggtctaaccctgggttggattgatacctactgactattcccacaGAATAACATATGTCTGGCCTAGTGTAgagcatagcatacattaagctgTCCACAGCTGAGGTATAGGGAATACGTCTTacatcctcaacttcttgagttatcttaggacactgttccttagacaagtgaaccccatgcctgaaaggtaataaaccttttttagagttctgcatcgaatatcgaaccaacatttTGTCAATATACGTTGCTTGAGACATTgctagcattttgttcttacgatcccttatgatttggatcccaagaacatattgtgcctctcccaaatctttcatttggaattgggctgCTAATCAAGTCTTAATGTCAGTTAGGTATCTCACATCATTTCCTATAGGGAGGATATCGTtcacataaagtactaagaaagctactttatctttgttgtttttcttgTATACATAAGGCTCGTCAACGTTTTGGTCAAAATCGTAAAATTTGACCCTTTAAGTtaatcttgaacattgatccccgtatgtctctatatactgttcaagactcatcaaaaaACTTAGAATGTTCGTTTATTGGacttaggttattaagacaaaactaataatataatcaataacgcttattgaaattataataat
It contains:
- the LOC127148502 gene encoding CASP-like protein 4A1, which encodes MMNPIKILWSLAFNATSESKPHIQIPITPPPSLPQISSTRNRSPYAGTPVRSRSVAANRAQPSEPIVVTKVDTEIQGVRKVEEVSDSDGDGDVESADGGKVGRRRKLMESLSIKKIKKEELRKKILLGFRICGFAFCLVSVSVMASDKDQGWASDSFYRYKEFRYCMAVNVIGFVYSALQSYDLVYFLSTGKHMIRNHFKQ